CTCCGGTGCGGTCAAGGCCGCGACGACGTCGTCGTGCCGGAGCATCGCCCAAAAGCCGCCGAACGCGTCGCTGTGCGCGACCGGGCAGGTCTGCCGCAGCCGGGCGAACTCCTCGTGTGCCGAGGTCAGGTCCTCGGGCGCCAGCGGATCGAGCTCGCTGGGGCCGGCGTCGGCGGGCATCACCATGTGCGTTCTCCCTCGACCGCCAGATACGCGTCAATCACGTGACGGCCAATACGATTCTGCCACAGTTTTCCGACGCCGGCCAGCAGTCAGATCGGGAGCCCGACGTAGTTCTCGGCGAGGTTGGCGCGTGCCACCTCGAGGTCCTCGAGCAGTTCGAGCTCGGCCTGCTGGAGTTGGAAGTCGAACGCGTCGGTGTCGGGGAACCGGTGCATGACGGTGGTCATCCACCAGGAGAACCGCACGGCCTTCCACACCCGCCGCAGCGCGGTGGCGGAGTACTCGTCCAGGCCGGTGGTGGTGCCCGAGGCGTAGTGGTCGACCAGCGCCCGCCAGAGGTAGACCACGTCGCTCATGGCCAGGTTCAGGCCCTTGGCGCCCGTGGGCGGCACGATGTGGGCGGCGTCGCCCGCCAGCAGCAGCCGGCCGTAGCGCATCGGTTCGGCGACGAAGCTGCGTAGGGGGGCGATCGACTTCTCGATCGACGGGCCGGTCACCAGCTTCTCGGTCGTCTCCTGCGGGAGTCGGGCGACGAGCTCGGACCAGAAGCGGTCGTCTGACCAGTCGTCGGGGGAGTCCTCGAGCGGTGCCTGGACGTAGTAGCGCGACAGGTTCTCGTTGCGCATGGAACACAGCGCGAAGCCGCGCTCGTGGTTGGCGTAGATCAACTCGTCGGACACGGGCGGCGTCCGCGACAGGATCCCGAGCCAGCCGAACGGGTAGACGCGTTCGTAGGTGGTCAGCACGTGGGCGGGGATGGCCGCACGGGACGGGCCGTGGTAGCCGTCGCAGCCGGCGATCCAGTCGGCCTCCAGCCGGTGTTCGACGCCGTCCTTGGTGTAGGTCACCACCGGCCGGTCACCGTCGACGTCGTGCAGAGCGACGTCCTCGGCCTCGAAGACGATGGCGCCGTCGTGCGCTTCGACGGCGTCGTACAGGTCGTGCTGCACCTCGGTCTGCCCGTACACCGTCACCGAGCGCCCCGTGAGGGCGGTGAAGTCGATGCGCAGTCGGCGGCCACCGAACGCGAGGTAGACGCCCTCGTGCTCGAAGCCTTCGCGATGGAGTCGCTCGCCGAGTCCCGCCTCGGTCAGGGTCTGCACGCTGCCGTGCTCCAGGACGCCGGCGCGGATGCGGGACAGGACGTAGTCGCGGCTGCGCCGCTCCAGG
The sequence above is a segment of the Egicoccus sp. AB-alg2 genome. Coding sequences within it:
- the pobA gene encoding 4-hydroxybenzoate 3-monooxygenase, with the translated sequence MSERTHRTQVAIIGGGPAGSLLSHLLRRHGVESVVLERRSRDYVLSRIRAGVLEHGSVQTLTEAGLGERLHREGFEHEGVYLAFGGRRLRIDFTALTGRSVTVYGQTEVQHDLYDAVEAHDGAIVFEAEDVALHDVDGDRPVVTYTKDGVEHRLEADWIAGCDGYHGPSRAAIPAHVLTTYERVYPFGWLGILSRTPPVSDELIYANHERGFALCSMRNENLSRYYVQAPLEDSPDDWSDDRFWSELVARLPQETTEKLVTGPSIEKSIAPLRSFVAEPMRYGRLLLAGDAAHIVPPTGAKGLNLAMSDVVYLWRALVDHYASGTTTGLDEYSATALRRVWKAVRFSWWMTTVMHRFPDTDAFDFQLQQAELELLEDLEVARANLAENYVGLPI